A genomic stretch from Desulfurococcaceae archaeon MEX13E-LK6-19 includes:
- a CDS encoding WD40 repeat domain-containing protein: MSKYMILALVLLLAVMVPSISVAAEDNDSVPRMMFSRTYGTDTWSLSWISDELLMYSEGYGFISLINVSSGETKTIYVGELATSFVQGILVGGDKIFLINSNGDGGLYSLPQEKLLWLKKGVYGFMDLLGVYSNRVVLANYTHIIIVNPFSGTTDVVKETSGIRHTLRSGYVKYRDYYNQNYYIRVYSIDTGITREVKLDDPGKNDIDPNLDVLITYYDNGTLVKRSISTGNELDRRTLWYITYADIVVDSVDHKILLVTSNKIYVIDIATLYIEKMVGHSANGIHSIGLSPSEKYYAVLSPGNGIYVYRVDSMVLVYRSGDLTTSLYDTYWLDDKHLIAYGYDAGKNAYAVIYDVNGSIISTYESSHAPGKVIVRDDTLYLISYAGDELYVMEHDLENGFLKDYKVFELPDYINYLNWVCLTDGKLVVEYSYVDDFFWMVYTHIVVFDYAGGYEVYRIDHSPGMLNIVVLNGTVVRGTTPEVIGDISLPTRDRVYEYNIETGEVTQLYDYNGFSENYSQKLDARLAGNGKTLAVVKYTIEQGLRKPGLDIYIVDINTGNTLLELSIDDYVYMGGMTWSNDNETLILALNNKLLFLNTSSGNYYMEPVKINWFVKKLSYSPSGYYMSILTHSLYSLSVYQLKETPVQEPPTETVTKTVTTTKTSTVTETTTETKTETATIRDTTTVTEETTVTETITNTVTQEVSGGQDNAILYMMVGAFAAVIAVQAYYIMKLKKG, encoded by the coding sequence TTGTCTAAATACATGATCTTAGCTCTTGTCCTCTTACTAGCAGTAATGGTACCTAGTATAAGTGTTGCAGCTGAGGATAACGATAGTGTACCTAGGATGATGTTCTCAAGGACTTATGGTACAGACACCTGGAGCCTCTCATGGATCAGCGACGAGCTTCTCATGTATAGCGAAGGATATGGATTCATAAGTCTTATCAATGTCTCATCAGGAGAAACCAAGACTATCTATGTTGGTGAACTAGCCACTAGTTTTGTACAGGGGATCCTGGTCGGCGGCGACAAGATCTTTCTGATCAACAGTAATGGTGATGGAGGATTGTACAGTTTGCCCCAAGAGAAGCTTTTATGGCTCAAGAAAGGAGTCTATGGGTTCATGGATTTACTTGGTGTATACAGCAATAGAGTCGTACTAGCTAATTACACGCATATAATAATAGTTAATCCATTCAGCGGCACTACAGATGTAGTTAAGGAGACTTCTGGTATCCGTCATACTCTAAGAAGCGGTTATGTCAAGTACAGAGATTACTATAACCAAAACTACTACATACGTGTATATAGTATAGACACAGGTATAACCAGGGAAGTCAAACTAGATGATCCAGGGAAAAACGATATCGACCCTAATCTAGATGTTTTGATAACCTATTATGATAACGGGACATTAGTTAAGAGATCTATTTCCACAGGCAACGAACTTGATAGAAGAACACTATGGTATATTACTTATGCTGACATAGTTGTTGATAGTGTAGACCACAAGATACTGCTTGTAACTTCTAATAAGATATATGTTATAGACATAGCTACACTTTATATTGAAAAAATGGTAGGTCATTCAGCAAACGGTATACACAGTATAGGTTTGTCGCCAAGCGAAAAATATTATGCTGTGCTATCACCTGGTAATGGAATCTATGTATATCGTGTAGATAGCATGGTACTAGTCTACAGATCCGGGGATCTTACTACAAGTCTTTATGATACTTACTGGCTTGACGACAAGCACCTTATAGCGTATGGCTATGACGCTGGAAAGAATGCATATGCGGTAATATATGATGTGAATGGGAGTATTATATCGACATATGAGTCATCACACGCTCCTGGAAAAGTGATAGTTAGAGATGATACGTTGTATTTGATTAGCTATGCTGGTGACGAACTATATGTTATGGAGCATGATCTTGAGAATGGTTTTCTCAAAGACTACAAAGTATTTGAATTACCTGATTACATCAATTACTTGAACTGGGTATGCCTAACTGACGGAAAACTAGTGGTTGAGTATAGTTATGTAGACGATTTCTTTTGGATGGTCTATACACATATAGTTGTCTTCGACTATGCCGGAGGATATGAAGTCTATAGAATAGATCATTCACCGGGGATGCTGAACATAGTCGTTCTAAACGGGACAGTAGTCAGAGGAACAACACCTGAGGTCATTGGCGATATAAGTCTCCCTACTAGAGACCGTGTCTATGAATACAATATCGAGACCGGGGAGGTAACACAGCTATACGACTACAATGGATTCTCAGAGAACTATAGCCAAAAACTAGATGCAAGACTAGCAGGCAATGGCAAGACCCTGGCGGTAGTCAAGTATACTATTGAACAAGGGCTTAGGAAACCCGGACTAGACATCTACATCGTAGACATCAACACAGGTAACACGCTACTGGAGCTAAGCATAGACGACTACGTGTACATGGGAGGTATGACGTGGAGTAACGACAACGAGACACTGATTCTAGCACTAAACAACAAACTTCTCTTCCTGAACACAAGCAGCGGTAATTACTACATGGAGCCCGTGAAGATAAACTGGTTTGTAAAGAAACTATCATACAGTCCATCAGGCTACTACATGTCAATACTAACCCATAGTCTATACTCACTCTCAGTATACCAGCTAAAAGAAACTCCTGTACAAGAGCCCCCGACAGAGACAGTGACAAAAACAGTAACTACCACGAAAACAAGCACGGTAACAGAAACCACGACGGAAACAAAGACAGAGACAGCAACAATCAGAGACACGACAACAGTAACCGAGGAGACAACAGTAACAGAAACCATAACAAACACGGTTACACAAGAAGTCTCCGGAGGTCAAGACAACGCCATACTATACATGATGGTAGGAGCCTTCGCAGCAGTAATCGCAGTACAAGCATACTACATCATGAAACTAAAAAAGGGGTAA
- a CDS encoding type II secretion system F family protein: MSKLVEEKIKSINTLFNSFIVANILSTLLMMAVALSWRVELPMKIFYFLSYIIVLSLLNFVGGLSLLAYSEILVRKKTTKVATLVIMYLKNAPIISKLFNYMEENVKKNMPKALIFTHPTFYVGKYILLFIITLVLTVVTSLFTYFNIIGNPLIFLVNIIPFVILSIPTMEINLKISNRKSDVENELAFFLTYAAILHAAGISLYSAFERIIGKNVLPKLEREAKVIRRDYMFFSHNPLDALDSIALNHPSEKFQTIVLGYSSIIRSGGDATAYLTLKAEDELKELVNKWKRYSEVASTLGEASMALFLILPALLIVSSLVFAGPLTMLTLQIFTVGLLPLLAFVTISAVHTIQPKFYDKYDIQRKLPLVIVPSIPLFVLLRLLMPGLHNVIAVTLLFTSIPIAVEYLLEHNEVDKVENALVQFLRDITEMKKIGYDIVQAIRDLPKRRTYNKFFDKILQWIAKQLELNVPFRNVVESLSLRSWLGNYVFFVLNEIVETGGGNPQILENLTNFVNNVVSEKKRVKSSTRTYAFLGYTAPVFLSILILVILQIILPSIESLITTPTGQIPVILPSMEVLNSVIELGLILVTIVAFTIGLVIAKITSFTILDFTHVLICLLTSILATNIIMWI; this comes from the coding sequence ATGAGTAAGCTAGTTGAAGAGAAAATAAAGAGTATTAATACATTATTTAACTCTTTCATAGTAGCAAATATTCTTTCGACGCTACTAATGATGGCAGTTGCTCTAAGCTGGAGAGTCGAGCTGCCGATGAAGATTTTCTACTTCCTATCATACATCATAGTTTTATCTCTACTAAACTTCGTTGGCGGCTTATCTCTGCTAGCTTACTCCGAAATACTTGTTAGAAAAAAGACCACTAAGGTCGCTACGCTGGTGATAATGTATTTAAAGAACGCGCCTATAATAAGCAAGTTATTCAACTACATGGAGGAAAATGTTAAGAAGAACATGCCTAAAGCACTAATATTCACGCATCCAACATTTTACGTTGGGAAGTACATCCTATTATTCATCATAACGTTGGTTTTGACTGTAGTGACAAGCTTGTTCACGTATTTCAATATAATCGGGAACCCCCTGATATTTCTGGTCAACATAATCCCGTTCGTGATACTGTCTATACCCACTATGGAGATAAACCTCAAGATATCTAATAGGAAGAGTGATGTAGAGAACGAGCTAGCGTTCTTCCTAACCTATGCCGCGATACTTCATGCTGCAGGCATATCCCTGTACTCGGCTTTTGAGAGGATTATTGGAAAGAATGTTCTCCCCAAGCTAGAGCGTGAGGCCAAGGTAATCAGGAGAGACTACATGTTTTTCTCCCATAACCCGCTGGACGCTCTTGATAGCATTGCGCTTAATCATCCTAGCGAGAAATTCCAGACCATTGTACTAGGGTATTCGTCGATAATAAGGAGTGGTGGTGATGCAACAGCTTATTTGACGTTGAAAGCTGAGGATGAGTTGAAGGAGCTTGTCAATAAGTGGAAGAGGTATAGTGAGGTAGCCAGTACCCTGGGTGAAGCTTCTATGGCGTTGTTCTTGATCTTGCCGGCACTCCTGATAGTGTCTTCGCTGGTGTTCGCAGGCCCGCTTACTATGCTTACACTACAGATTTTTACCGTAGGGCTACTGCCTCTCCTGGCTTTTGTGACGATATCAGCTGTTCATACAATACAGCCTAAGTTCTATGATAAATACGATATACAGCGTAAACTACCATTAGTAATAGTGCCTTCCATACCATTATTCGTTCTATTAAGGCTGCTGATGCCGGGGCTACATAATGTTATCGCGGTAACACTACTTTTCACCTCGATCCCTATAGCTGTAGAGTATCTTCTCGAGCACAATGAGGTAGATAAGGTGGAGAATGCTCTCGTGCAGTTCCTCAGGGATATCACGGAGATGAAGAAGATAGGCTATGATATAGTCCAGGCAATAAGAGACTTGCCTAAGAGGAGAACCTATAACAAGTTCTTCGACAAGATACTGCAGTGGATCGCAAAGCAACTAGAGCTAAACGTGCCCTTCAGGAACGTTGTAGAAAGCCTTAGCTTGAGAAGCTGGCTAGGAAACTACGTCTTCTTCGTCTTAAACGAGATCGTTGAGACCGGCGGCGGCAACCCCCAGATCCTCGAGAACCTGACAAACTTCGTAAACAATGTAGTGAGCGAGAAGAAGAGAGTAAAAAGCTCCACGAGAACCTATGCTTTCCTAGGCTACACGGCCCCAGTATTCTTGAGCATACTGATACTAGTGATACTACAGATAATACTGCCATCAATAGAATCACTAATCACTACACCAACAGGACAAATACCAGTAATACTACCCAGCATGGAAGTACTAAACAGTGTCATCGAACTAGGCCTCATACTAGTGACCATCGTCGCATTCACAATAGGCCTAGTCATAGCTAAAATAACCAGCTTCACAATACTCGACTTCACCCACGTACTAATATGCCTACTAACCAGCATACTCGCAACAAACATCATCATGTGGATATAA
- a CDS encoding MFS transporter, with translation MEGFIDVVLKSSGVRRGLVDKSLLLVSLVNGIGFGFSWAVLAPYLRILGVSGSIFGLMSGGSVFVASFSTLLAGILCDVYGSKRIASIGLVLYGLSFFLFSTRLLHFIAMGYLLLGFSSSLVMTSINVLTSRSVDDSMLHYSFSYVRASRTLGSAAGSFLGWIPVILSMSLGIDLALAYGFSLLALTPIMIANVFLVARVRERSFERMGSPSLGEIFRGIRGLGRFNYLIVIGSLIGFGAAMSIHNIGYYFAAKYGVTSGEIGSIFGLQQLAMAFIMTRLPVLADKYGGPLRIYLAATIPSIPLLIAMTLVDDYLAASTIYLVRSILMNVANPLYTAFALSLVPNSRRGIASGLLSLSRQLPAGAGRAIGGYLLDIDLELPLRLTAILYTVSLVVLALLFEKEWRRKQLIISA, from the coding sequence TTGGAGGGGTTTATTGATGTTGTTTTGAAGAGTAGTGGTGTGCGGAGGGGCTTGGTTGACAAGTCTTTGCTGTTGGTTTCTCTAGTTAATGGTATTGGTTTTGGTTTCTCGTGGGCTGTTCTCGCTCCCTATCTCCGTATTCTTGGTGTTAGTGGTAGTATCTTTGGTTTGATGAGTGGTGGCAGTGTTTTCGTTGCTTCTTTCTCGACGCTACTGGCTGGTATCCTATGTGATGTATATGGCTCTAAGAGGATAGCTTCTATAGGGCTTGTTTTGTATGGGCTAAGCTTCTTCTTGTTCTCCACAAGGCTACTCCACTTTATCGCTATGGGCTACCTGCTTCTTGGTTTCTCGAGTAGCCTTGTAATGACTAGTATTAACGTGTTGACTTCCAGGAGTGTTGACGACAGCATGCTACATTACTCTTTCAGCTATGTTAGAGCTTCTAGGACACTCGGCAGCGCTGCTGGTTCTTTCCTCGGCTGGATACCAGTCATTTTGTCGATGAGCCTAGGAATAGACTTGGCTTTGGCTTATGGTTTTTCTCTCCTGGCACTAACGCCTATAATGATTGCTAACGTGTTTCTTGTTGCAAGAGTTAGAGAAAGATCTTTTGAGAGGATGGGATCTCCTAGCCTAGGAGAGATCTTTAGGGGGATTCGTGGACTCGGTAGATTCAACTACTTAATCGTAATAGGGAGCTTGATTGGCTTCGGGGCAGCCATGTCTATACATAACATAGGGTATTATTTCGCTGCAAAATACGGTGTTACAAGCGGTGAGATAGGTAGTATATTTGGGCTCCAGCAGCTAGCCATGGCTTTTATAATGACCCGGCTTCCTGTCCTGGCGGACAAGTATGGTGGGCCTCTGAGAATATATTTGGCGGCAACAATACCGAGCATACCATTACTTATAGCTATGACTCTCGTTGACGACTACCTTGCCGCGAGCACGATATACCTTGTGAGAAGCATCTTGATGAACGTGGCGAACCCCTTGTACACAGCTTTCGCGTTAAGCCTGGTGCCAAATAGTAGGAGAGGTATTGCCAGCGGGCTCCTAAGCCTCTCGAGGCAGCTACCGGCTGGGGCTGGGAGAGCTATTGGTGGCTACTTGCTCGACATAGACTTGGAGCTACCGCTGAGACTAACAGCTATATTGTACACAGTAAGTCTAGTCGTGCTAGCACTGTTATTCGAGAAGGAGTGGAGGCGGAAACAACTCATTATCTCAGCGTAG
- the tadA gene encoding Flp pilus assembly complex ATPase component TadA: MIKFRLFRKRKPKIVRESKILRMSLDKMPHVVKNGTLLERYNIGLAAVYIYEYEGLGYYIVDEPELNEQEKRLYNIIMNSLYYAMKPLEKEEPVKYVEEQMISIAKDLGIYEQVLESFDKLKYYIIRDTLGYGPLDVPLKDPRIEDISLEGVGRPVRVFHRDYSYLDWLISNIIFDDESVLDNTILMIAHKAKKHVSTAFPIAEGSLPEKHRVAITYSREITPFGSSITIRKFREEPFTICHLIKFGTVSSLMAAYWWLLLENKGSVFIVGEMASGKSVHGHSVLAAILSNKPLLVTIEELWDLLSRHKPVVKQGDMEYIDLSDVDLRILALDKGFNVSWKKPKYIIRHRAPRRLVKIVTESGRQIIVTEDHSLITTDGRNLYVKKPLELNSGDKLVVINRLELPKTTVDIKQDEILKNILGDESSRVLPEGNRDIIAKPELGYILGYILVQANDKTSNLRIRVDKNDDLVHEKIKNCLDSLGLKYEAVDRGVSREYMLLDSSVAYLLKRIVNLKEELFRYLFLFNREWLAKFLEGIRDATKSSEIVFDSEETAYKFLHVLQYVGLGNSVSIENVDGKYVVKLDSVTGSSSNGPVVFENIREITMVEQSGGYVYDLEVPGNETFEANTIIVHNTTLLNTLATLLPPTWKIVSVEDTPELRLPHIGWKPLVARHVYTLAESKTEIGLFDLVKLALRERAQFIIVGEIRGEEAYVFVQALATGHGGACTFHGDSIKSMVMRLVTPPINVPISFLPLISNVIITRFIRIPGRKPMRRVIEVDEITGVKGATDVDYIKVFYWDPEKDKHYPDDEEEVVKKSVKLESMARLLGWTKDMVYEELVLRRKFLESLVENNILRYEDVVKHIQRFYSERRRIRE; this comes from the coding sequence TTGATCAAGTTTAGATTGTTTAGAAAACGTAAGCCAAAAATCGTAAGAGAGTCCAAGATATTAAGAATGTCGCTTGACAAGATGCCTCATGTAGTTAAGAACGGGACTCTACTTGAGAGATACAATATCGGGCTAGCTGCTGTTTATATCTATGAGTATGAAGGACTAGGCTACTATATTGTTGACGAGCCCGAGCTTAATGAGCAAGAAAAACGTCTCTACAACATAATAATGAATTCTCTCTACTACGCTATGAAGCCTCTAGAGAAAGAAGAGCCTGTCAAGTATGTTGAAGAACAAATGATATCTATTGCTAAAGATTTGGGTATTTACGAGCAAGTCCTGGAGTCTTTTGATAAACTGAAATACTATATAATCAGGGATACTCTGGGTTATGGGCCTTTAGATGTCCCGTTAAAGGATCCTAGGATTGAGGATATTTCTCTAGAAGGAGTCGGCAGGCCTGTTAGGGTTTTTCATAGAGATTACTCATATCTAGACTGGTTGATATCCAACATAATATTTGACGACGAGTCTGTCCTGGATAACACGATATTGATGATTGCCCATAAGGCTAAGAAACACGTGTCCACCGCCTTCCCTATAGCAGAAGGTTCTCTTCCGGAAAAACATAGAGTGGCAATAACTTATTCTAGAGAGATAACGCCTTTCGGTTCAAGTATTACGATTAGAAAATTCCGAGAAGAACCCTTCACTATATGTCATCTAATAAAGTTTGGTACCGTGAGCTCATTAATGGCGGCATACTGGTGGCTTCTCTTAGAGAATAAAGGCTCTGTGTTCATTGTGGGTGAGATGGCTAGCGGTAAATCAGTTCATGGGCACAGCGTATTAGCAGCGATCCTGTCTAATAAGCCTCTGCTAGTGACAATAGAGGAATTATGGGATCTACTAAGTAGGCATAAGCCTGTGGTAAAACAGGGTGACATGGAGTACATAGATTTATCAGATGTTGATTTAAGGATACTTGCTTTAGATAAAGGATTTAATGTCTCGTGGAAGAAGCCCAAGTATATAATAAGGCATAGAGCTCCCCGTAGGCTCGTAAAGATTGTTACTGAAAGCGGGAGACAAATAATAGTGACTGAGGATCATTCATTAATTACTACGGATGGCAGGAATTTATACGTGAAGAAACCTCTTGAACTCAATAGTGGAGACAAGCTGGTAGTCATTAATAGACTTGAGCTACCCAAAACTACCGTGGACATAAAACAAGACGAGATACTGAAGAATATTCTAGGTGACGAGTCTTCCCGTGTACTGCCTGAGGGTAACCGTGATATTATAGCAAAGCCTGAATTGGGCTACATACTTGGGTATATTCTTGTACAGGCTAACGATAAGACTAGTAATTTAAGAATTAGGGTTGACAAGAATGATGACCTTGTCCATGAGAAAATCAAGAACTGTCTCGACAGTCTTGGGCTCAAGTACGAGGCCGTTGATAGAGGCGTGTCTAGAGAATACATGTTACTAGATAGTAGTGTAGCCTACTTGCTTAAACGTATTGTCAACCTTAAAGAGGAATTATTCAGGTATCTATTCTTGTTCAATAGAGAATGGCTGGCTAAATTCTTGGAGGGAATTAGAGATGCTACAAAGAGCTCGGAAATAGTATTCGACTCGGAGGAAACAGCGTACAAGTTTCTACATGTACTCCAGTATGTTGGTTTAGGAAACAGCGTCTCTATAGAGAATGTTGATGGAAAATACGTTGTCAAGCTTGATAGTGTGACGGGATCCTCTAGTAATGGCCCGGTTGTATTTGAGAATATTAGAGAGATCACTATGGTAGAGCAGTCTGGTGGCTACGTTTATGATCTTGAGGTTCCGGGTAATGAGACTTTTGAAGCAAACACTATAATAGTACATAACACCACGCTACTCAACACCCTGGCGACACTATTGCCTCCGACATGGAAGATCGTTAGTGTAGAAGACACACCCGAGCTGAGGCTGCCACATATAGGATGGAAGCCTTTGGTTGCAAGACACGTGTACACATTAGCTGAGTCAAAAACCGAGATAGGGCTCTTTGACCTGGTTAAACTAGCCTTGAGAGAAAGAGCCCAGTTTATCATAGTCGGCGAGATTAGAGGCGAGGAAGCCTACGTGTTTGTACAAGCACTTGCCACGGGTCATGGAGGTGCTTGTACGTTTCATGGAGACTCCATAAAATCTATGGTAATGAGACTAGTGACCCCGCCTATTAATGTCCCGATATCGTTTCTCCCATTGATAAGCAATGTAATAATTACGAGGTTCATCAGGATCCCCGGGAGAAAGCCTATGAGGAGGGTTATCGAGGTTGATGAGATCACTGGAGTGAAGGGGGCTACTGATGTCGATTATATCAAGGTATTTTACTGGGATCCAGAAAAGGATAAACACTACCCTGATGACGAAGAGGAAGTGGTTAAGAAGAGTGTGAAACTGGAGAGCATGGCAAGACTGCTTGGCTGGACAAAGGATATGGTATACGAGGAGCTGGTGCTGAGAAGGAAATTCCTTGAGTCTCTCGTAGAGAACAATATATTGAGGTACGAGGATGTTGTGAAGCATATACAGAGGTTCTATAGTGAGAGAAGGAGGATAAGAGAATGA
- a CDS encoding ThiF family adenylyltransferase, whose product MPMGNGKYYGFELRLLKHYLNKKKELQGINEKRIAIIGCGSIGSIIAEILARFNPRELILIDYDIVDIENVGYQPYGPRYIGVPKSKALAEKLLLTYPFLDTKITVITEPIPSSDLVISENELTGLLNKFDDIIKRSDVLIAAVDKVSPRRILTIWSIAFGKPLVSLGADRDDGWVGGYCGKGTPSKPLCPDFLQANIGGQGYAINPVVTYTVSAEAAWLALNYAIGTIKENVLLSIYAIHDTINIKKIRPRECNSKYVNELTRIRFSNLHELNRWIIKNELW is encoded by the coding sequence ATGCCTATGGGTAATGGTAAATACTATGGTTTTGAACTGAGACTGCTTAAACACTATCTGAATAAGAAGAAGGAGCTTCAAGGAATTAATGAGAAGAGAATAGCTATTATAGGTTGTGGATCTATTGGGTCAATTATAGCGGAAATCCTGGCAAGATTTAATCCTCGGGAACTTATTCTCATAGATTATGATATCGTTGATATAGAGAATGTAGGATATCAACCATATGGGCCTAGATATATTGGTGTACCTAAATCTAAAGCTTTGGCAGAAAAACTGCTATTAACATACCCGTTTCTTGATACAAAAATAACTGTAATTACAGAACCAATACCATCATCGGACCTAGTTATAAGTGAGAACGAGCTTACGGGTCTTCTTAATAAATTCGATGATATTATCAAAAGAAGCGATGTTCTCATAGCAGCCGTAGACAAGGTTTCCCCTAGAAGAATACTAACTATATGGAGCATAGCTTTCGGGAAACCTCTTGTAAGCCTGGGTGCGGATAGAGATGATGGATGGGTTGGCGGTTATTGCGGAAAAGGAACACCTTCTAAGCCACTATGTCCTGATTTTCTTCAAGCTAATATAGGTGGACAAGGATACGCTATAAACCCTGTTGTCACATATACTGTATCAGCAGAAGCAGCATGGTTAGCATTAAATTACGCTATAGGAACGATAAAAGAGAATGTTCTCTTATCAATATATGCTATACACGATACAATTAACATCAAGAAAATTCGGCCAAGAGAATGTAATAGCAAATACGTCAACGAGCTTACACGAATACGCTTCAGTAACCTCCATGAGCTTAATCGTTGGATTATTAAAAATGAGTTATGGTGA